The DNA region gtgcttgacgtacctccgggtcatggctgcgctcgaggatggccgtaaccctagcgatgttggccaccggagtccgaaacccccgttcgctgacggcggcgaactcaggatcaagctcgcgatgcatagatcgcctacgctcgttggccttcctccgccggattgtgcgggccctgtttttggccctccgcgcttctcGATCGACGTCATTCTCGTCACcaacattggccgtgatctcatcctcggagatcgcttcaaaattgtcgatgagaaaatccccaccgtcctcgccttcttcggccatcagcacctggcgggaggaaagctcgtgagaaccttcgtcgactagttcagtcgtcccctccgccgcggtggccaacggcctgccttcctgaaaaggcaagggctcgaggtgagccacgagtcggTCCTCTGCTTCGAGTGGTTTAGGGAGCGTtacgcccctccagtgcaccacgtgccccccggcaaggaggtgaccaccagatcaccggaaccggaacaacccgaagccccccgacacgcggtgacTTCGAGTTTTCcgatctggagtaacaagttcaggtccttctcaaacatggaaagggacccaaaggcgtcggcctcctgaagaccagtggccgattcgcacgaaccgagctgagatcggctaagcgaatccctaggttggaacaagtccaaaccagggagagttgccgcaacaccagaagaagtcgaggctgaagcGAACTCCACCTCGTCCTGTGCTGCgggagcgtggagcggcaagttgtcgaggtcgtcgacaaacttgtcgaggtcgtcgacaaacttgtcgaggtcgctgcggaaatCCGTAGCAGAGGtccttggcttcatgtcgacaagcaatcgccggaaactgcccgcaccatctgcgatgcagacccatgaaccaaaaacaaatgtcgttccctgagagggaaccgacctgacgaatctgaacgaagccatcgagctcgccggtggatcttcgacgcgtccccctacctggcgcgccagttgtcggtgtttaaccggctgcccaccgagggatagacccaaggtggtaagttttgggtgagggaacgccgagatcaggaactcgaaggtgcaaggaacacaagacttttagacaggatcgggccgcacggagcgtaacaccctacgtcctgtatggtggtttgtattccctttggtgtagaatgacccaATGATCTCTGTTTTGAGGGgatccctgacctcccttatatacccgagaggtcagagttacaaagatgctaaccaacccccaccgagggatcacaccagaactgatctcgagtagatcctctccgtgttggttagccctatctcctatttaaacgggataaacaagagataaacaaaatgaataagagatatgacggacttaatctcttaaacctccgtagactacgttacatgcccagcccggtagccccgggtctgacaatcgGTACTAagatacttctcctccattcctctggcatcttgtttgatcggaaaattaggttaaaaagcttagttaaccatactaccgccctctcgcccaggcatctccacacctcaatggggatgccatcgggacccatcgctttacctctcttcatcctcttcagagcctccctgatctctgcctcctgaattctcctcacaaagcgtctgttggtatcatcaaatgagtcgtccaactcgaaagtaggaccctcattttcccaattaaacaacttgtcgaagtattctctccatctgtccttgatctcctcatccttcaccagaagtcgatttGTCCCATctttgatgcatttgatttggtttatgtctcttgtcttcctctcgcgggtcctagctatcctataaatatcattctctccttccttcgtacctagctgttgataaaggtcatcaaaagcctaaactttcgctacacttacagctcgctttgcagacctcttcgctagtctatagccctcgatgttggttgcgctcttatcgaggtgaaggcgtttgaaaaactccttcttctccttaatagccctttgcaccttatcattccaccaccaagtttCTTTCATTTCCTACTTGCCTCCACtgctcacaccaaacacttctgaggccatGTTCCaaacacatgtcgccatctttagccacatatcatctacatttgctccttcccaaggcccctcgcctagcatcctctccttaaacgtttgtgtCTCTTCCCCTCTAaacttccaccacttcgttctcgcaatcttagcatgtttgtcccggtgggcacgtaTCCGAAAAtaaaaatccgccaccacaagcttgtgttgagGGACCACATACTCCctaggtatcaccttacaatctaagcaggcacgtctatcctctctcctagcaaggataaaatcgatttggctcgagtatagtccactatggaaggtcactagatgggactccctctttctaaagagggtattcgctaacagcaggtcgtaggccaacgcaaaattcaaaacatcctccccctTGTTACTACTACCgtacccgaaacccccgtgtactcgctcatatcctacattagtcgcacccacatagccattgaggtctcctcctataaagagcttctcactgataggcacggtactaaccatgctatcgaGGTCTTCCCAGAACTGACTCTTGAAGCTCTCgctaagacctacctgaggggcataggcactgatcacattcagaaccaaatctccaatgaccaaccgcactaggataatccgatcgccttgcctcctaacatctacaactccatccttaaggctcttatcgatcaagatgcctgCACCATTCTTACCCGAAGTTatccccgtgtaccaaagcttgaagccagaaccctccacctccttcgccttctgacccttccatttagtctcctgcacgcatagaatatttacacgcctcctaattgctacatcaactagttctcttaacttacctgttagagaccctacgttccaactatCTAGATGAATCCAAGTTGGCTCGCCTAGCTTCtttacccttcgcacccgtcaAGAGAAATGCGAAAGCCCTTGCTTATTTTTCACTGcacccgggcgcagatgtagcgcgccacagaggctgcgaTGACCCAACCCTTactcacttatcatcgtacccggatcacgatacgacgcgcccctaaggggatgacgacccggcccttactcatttaacaccacacccgggttccgatgtagcgcgtcgctaagaCGGTTACAccccaacgaatttcttatgggtttcatttccattagagtggctgattttttacgctggttcgccaaacctaacacaaccctccacattttctcaCCGCGAGCTTGGAACCGGCAACGGCATTGCTGAGAAGACACGAATCCACAAGTTTAAACACGCCAGATTATGTAACAAATATGATTGTTCATGAACCCAAAACAGGCTCCAACAAAAATCTAAAATTGAAAAGTAGCAAAATTTTGGGAAGATAAGCTTGGGTAAAACTTTCAGTTTCAGCCAAATATTATTGCAGAAATCTACGCAAGCTACTAGAATTTTTTTAAATAATCCAACGAGCTACTATACCATCGGTATAATATCTTTAACAATTTTCTCTTCGCAGACTTTAATTAAGAAAATCTTTAGCTATCTTCTCTTAGCAGGCTTTAATTAAGAAAATTCTTAGCTGTCTTCTTTTAGCAGGCCTTAATTAAGAAAATCTTCTACAATATTGTCTTCTCCGCCTTTAATAACAAAAACTTCTGTGAATCAGACTTTTTCGTATGCACAAAGTTGCCAAAACATTTCTTAGCCAGGCCAACAGAAAAACAGCTGACGTGGTAGCGGAGATCGAGAAATAAAAAGCTAAAAACATCAACTCCTGCATACATGTTTACAACAGCAATCACGAGATGAGGCATATGACATAATCTGAAGACACTTCTTATGTTCCAGGTTAAGACACGAACAAACAAGTTGAAGTTCACCAGCTTCAGTAGCAAATGTGATTGCATGAACcaaatctaaaaatagtaaGCAGTAATACTTTGTCGGTGAAAGCCAAAAGCCTAGAACTGCTAGAGAAGAAAATGGTCAATCTTAAGCAATGGAGGGATCCTACTTGTTTTTGGGTCCCTTGCCATCTCCACAAAACTCAATCTTCCCCGTAGTATCTGTTAAGATACAGTAATTTAGAGAAAGTTGAAGATTACATATCTAAATAATGTAAACGTGAAAAGCTGATATCTAGTTCAGGAAATGAAGCCTGTGCATGTTTTTCATTTTATAATATTGAGTCACTGAAACTGAAAGTCAGGGatcaacacatgatcttgaagcAGGAGTATTGATGCTGGAGTTCCAGCACGTTCAGAAGTTAAAAATTCTATGGATATGAACACAACGACTGgactttttttttcttgtcaAGAAAATATTGCCAAAATACAATTGCATTAAAGAAACAATAAAACTGCAAATTGACATAAAACTATGTTGCAGATTGCTTCCATCGCCTGTAGGAAACTAATAATTTCAAGCTAGCTGCTGGGTTGTGATTTCGTGAAAAGTTAAAACACTGCAAGAACTGCAGAAAGAAATTGCAATGGACCTATTTACAATGGACAAATAACCATGGCCAGGTGATTTAATTTACTATATTCAGTCCATCTCCAAAAAAAGGTTCAAACATGTACTCTGCCTACATAAAGGATGTATCATGATATTATCGGCAACTGGCATACCATAGCCCAAGGTAGTTCTGTTGATTGCTAAAGTACCTTAAGGAGGGGGCAATTTTCTGAATGCAATACATTTATATCACCAAAAAAAACTGTGCTGTTTACACAAATTATCTTTTTTCATGCAGTAATCTAGATTGCCTTATCAATGACAAGCAGCAAGATACAAAGAAATGCTAAATCGAAGAGTCACTACCTTAAGTTCTTCAAAAAAAGAAGTCACTACCTTAGGGTTCTTTGAAAAAATAGTCACTACCTAGGAAGTGAAATACATAAAATGCATTAACTCAATCCAATCATCCAACACAGGTGTTTTCACAAAGGAATGCATCCCGATTTTAAGACTAAGCTAGGAAATGCTCTTTTACATAAAAGGCAGATGTAGTAACTTCAATTGTTCTGAAAATAGGTATAATAATTAAGACATTCAGGATGTGAGGATCACAAATATGTTAAATATTTGTGAAATAAGAGTAGGTATAGAAAAAGTGAAAATAAGAATTTTTGAGATGGTTCAGCTGAGAAAGAAATGACATCAGAGCTCAGAGCATGCTATCATGAATTTTCTTCAGTATCGTGCGAAATAAATGGCAAGTAAACAACTGCAGCTAACAATTTGTAGACGTCACAACTTATTAGCATCAGTAAATCAAGTTTTTAGTGGAAACAAGTGAACAGAGCAGAAAGCACATACCCTTCCATCCATTGCCTTAACAGCTTTCTCCGCCTCTGCTTGAGATGAATATTTGACAAAACCAAATCCTTTCATCCTTCCGGTTTGGTGATCTCTCATAAGTCGGGCTGCACTTAAAATACAAAAAGCAACATCAAACTGAAATACTGCTATTTTGATTCAACTAACATAACCAATACGATTACAAAACCAAACACCAAGTTTCATTAAGAAATAATTATAAAGATTGACTGCAACTGAAAAACAGATTGAGGCAGGTCTATAATAGCACAGATAATGTACCTTCCTTTACATTGCCAAATGGTGAAAAGACATCTTTGATCTCCTCCTCTGTTGTATAAAATGATAATCCTGAAAAAACACAATAAAAAAAGAGTAAATACTGTGTGCCACAACCAAGTTACACTAATAACAAACATTGGATAAAACAAAGCTTGGCAAGAGATTGGGGTGTGGATGATTGGATGTTCACGACAAATGTTACCGAGAAAGGGGGACATAGATTTACAGCAGCTTTACAATATATTGTTTCTACTTTTGAAGAACGGTCCATGCCTTCATGGTAACAAATGGAGGTGAAAATGACAGCCCACCATACATCCTCCAAGATGAAGACACTGAAGTGCCAGAATTAACCAAACTACTGTTCAAGGACTAGTCTACATGTACTGATACACCAAATTGATTGGTATTTGTTATGGTCAGGCTAGCACAAGATGGAGAAAGGGACAGCAACCCATCCTAGAAATCATCTTCCCCACTCTCTTGAAAAGGAACCACATTCTGCTAGCACCTGATACTGTTGCAAACCCAATATCCTCACACGCAAAGCTGATATTCGCAAGAAAAAATGTCAAAAGCCTAGAGCACCAAGGCACCAACCAGTGGTACCCTCTGCCCAAACCATTAAAAGTCACTAGTCCGCATAAACTTGCTAACACAGTGCGTGAATCAAGCATACCAGTACCCTACAACCACGCAGCCACAAGGTCTGGAACAAATTCAATCATCAAGATGAATCACTTGACTGCAGAAACAAGCAAGAATGGGTCGAGATTTACTTACTGCTCACAAATATCTCCGTGTTGAAGCACCTCATGCCCAGAACCTGAGAGGACAAACACATCAGCCTCCCGCCTCGCATCATCATCGGGATGACCTCCACGGCTCCACCGCCGACCTCAAACCCTAGGTCCCCAAAATTCCCAGCGCAGAAGAATAGAAAGAGCAAGCGGCGAGGGCACCGATGACAATTAACAACAATACTCCTCATCCGCTACCTTAAATCCAAGACGTTCATCACAACCTGGCACGATTTACAAAGCAGGCAAGCCAGCTAGTGCTACACAAACATTTCGTTGTTCATCCGACGATATCTTCACAGCAGATACTAACAAGAGGAAGGAAGGGGGGGAACACAACGGAGAAGCCGAGAAGTGGCGGAGACCTAACAAATCCGTGGGTGCCGCGGCTCGCTCAATTGCTGGTGAACTTGGTGACGGCCTTAGTGCCCTCGGAGACGGCGTGCTTGGCGAGCTCGCCAGGAAGGACGAGGCGCACGGAGGTCTGGATCTCGCGGGAGGTGATGGTGGGCTTCTTGTTGTAGCGGGCGAGGCGGGCGGCCTCCTGCGCCAGCTTCTCGAAGATGTCGTTGATGAAGGAGTTCATGATGGACATGGCCTTGGAGGAGATGCCGATGTCCGGGTGCACCTGCTTGAGCACCTTGAAGATGTAAATTTTGTAGGTCTCCACGCTCTTCTTggccttcttcttccccttcttctCGCCGCCCTCCTTGCCGGCGGACTTGGAGGCGGGGAGGCGCTTCTCCGCCTTGGGCTTCTTCCCCGCAGGCGTCTTCTCCGCCTTCTcggccttctcctccgccgGCTTCTTCTCCGCGGGCTTCTTCTCGGCCTTGGGCGCCATCGGGCGGGGCCTCGGAGGTCGGGGGTCGCCGCTTCGGGGTCGAGGGAAATGGGGGGCGATTCGGTTGGTGTCGGGAGGAAGCTTTTCTTGGCGTGTAGTGGGGGAATGGGGAGGGGGAGATAATATAGATGGCCGCCGCGGGAGCTGATTCGTTGAGATGGGTGGGACGCGGATCGATGAGGTGGCGTGACCGCATACGTTGGATTTTGGGAGCCGGAGGATGGACGGCGGAGAGTGGATATTATTTTCCGCGGGTAGTGACGCACCGACGAAATAGATGGGCGCCTGTGCGCGTGTTGTTTTCGGTGAAAATTTTGGCCCCGATGAAAACGGTTCGGGAATTTCTCCGTTCCGTTTGTTCCCGTTTCTTGGGCTGGGCATTCTGTAATTCCCCTTGCTCTCTCAACCAGGGCCCATTTGCACTATACGGGCTCAAGGGGAGTGGTGCGGAAGAAACTCGGCCCCGGATGTGGCGGGAAGACTACTAGCCCACGAAAACGAGCGCGCGGGTAGGAGAGGGGGCTCGAAATGACACGGGCCTTTTCTGGAGCACAAAACTGGACGGGAATATCGGGAACGCACTCGTGGTAGCGAAGCGAGCATCGGCATCGTGTGGCCGCCGTTCGTCGGGTCACCGCAACCCAACCCGTTCGGATAGATAGCCGGTGGCCCGCCTCCCCTCTTCCCCCTTCCTTCCACACCACCACTGAACTAGCCGCCGCATTTCCACACCCAACTCTCCCCGCCTCGCACCCATGGCGACGGCTCTGATGGCTGCGgccaccacctcctgctccccgCGCCGCGCGGCGCCGCTCCTGAAGCCGGTGGCCTCCTCCTCGTCTAGctcggcgcggccgcggcggccccTGGCGCAGCAGCTCCCGCGGCTgctggcgacggcggcggcggcagtggcggCCGCGCCGCTCCCGGCGCTGGCGGAGCAGATGGAGAAGGCGGCGCTGT from Panicum hallii strain FIL2 chromosome 9, PHallii_v3.1, whole genome shotgun sequence includes:
- the LOC112874978 gene encoding uncharacterized protein LOC112874978, with protein sequence MRSIVVNCHRCPRRLLFLFFCAGNFGDLGFEVGGGAVEVIPMMMRGGRLMCLSSQVLGMRCFNTEIFVSRLSFYTTEEEIKDVFSPFGNVKEARLMRDHQTGRMKGFGFVKYSSQAEAEKAVKAMDGRILRGRLSFVEMARDPKTSRIPPLLKIDHFLL
- the LOC112874974 gene encoding histone H2B.1-like, whose translation is MAPKAEKKPAEKKPAEEKAEKAEKTPAGKKPKAEKRLPASKSAGKEGGEKKGKKKAKKSVETYKIYIFKVLKQVHPDIGISSKAMSIMNSFINDIFEKLAQEAARLARYNKKPTITSREIQTSVRLVLPGELAKHAVSEGTKAVTKFTSN